A genomic region of Pseudopipra pipra isolate bDixPip1 chromosome W, bDixPip1.hap1, whole genome shotgun sequence contains the following coding sequences:
- the LOC135406053 gene encoding uncharacterized protein LOC135406053 isoform X4, with translation MEAEMALFEQEVLGAPGPTPGDPLAPPPILRPIIATNTYQQVSSDILGGASGLLPAVIPAPPLEYRAKSQGMLRACSSPALGCASSTQLLLGSSLQPSTGGSSSARGPLLLESSRSSCNNSPSPIPAFRDVSWELPLSCDMFQTSSDPPENSPRTPQTLL, from the exons atggaggCCGAGATGGCGCT GTTCGAGCAGGAGGTTTTGGGGGCTCCAGGCCCCACCCCCGGGGACCCGCTGGCCCCGCCCCCCATCCTGCGGCCAATCATCGCCACCAACACCTACCAGCAG GTCAGCAGCGACATCCTTGGAGGAGCCTCAGGATTGCTCCCTGCAGTGATCCCTGCTCCACCCTTGGAATACAGAGCAAAATCCCAGGGAATGCTCCGTGCCTGCAGCTCTCCCGCTCTGGGCTGTGCCTCCTCCACACAGCTTCTCCTGGGAAGttctctgcagcccagcacaggaggaTCCAGCTCTGCTCGCGGCCCTCTGCTCCTGGAGTCGTCGAGGAGCAGCTGCAACAATTCCCCGAGTCCCATTCCCGCCTTTCGGGACGTTTCCTGGGAGCTCCCTTTGTCCTGTGACATGTTCCAAACCTCCTCAGATCCCCCCGAAaactcccccaggaccccccaaaccctcctgtga
- the LOC135406053 gene encoding uncharacterized protein LOC135406053 isoform X3 — MEAEMALFEQEVLGAPGPTPGDPLAPPPILRPIIATNTYQQVSSDILGGASGLLPAVIPAPPLEYRAKSQGMLRACSSPALGCASSTQLLLGSSLQPSTGGSSSARGPLLLESSRSSCNNSPSPIPAFRDVSWELPLSCDMFQTSSDPPENSPRTPQTLL, encoded by the exons GTTCGAGCAGGAGGTTTTGGGGGCTCCAGGCCCCACCCCCGGGGACCCGCTGGCCCCGCCCCCCATCCTGCGGCCAATCATCGCCACCAACACCTACCAGCAG GTCAGCAGCGACATCCTTGGAGGAGCCTCAGGATTGCTCCCTGCAGTGATCCCTGCTCCACCCTTGGAATACAGAGCAAAATCCCAGGGAATGCTCCGTGCCTGCAGCTCTCCCGCTCTGGGCTGTGCCTCCTCCACACAGCTTCTCCTGGGAAGttctctgcagcccagcacaggaggaTCCAGCTCTGCTCGCGGCCCTCTGCTCCTGGAGTCGTCGAGGAGCAGCTGCAACAATTCCCCGAGTCCCATTCCCGCCTTTCGGGACGTTTCCTGGGAGCTCCCTTTGTCCTGTGACATGTTCCAAACCTCCTCAGATCCCCCCGAAaactcccccaggaccccccaaaccctcctgtga